The DNA region AAGAATTCGGGGGCAGTAGCTGAGATCGCCGTCTCCAGACTGGCAACAGGGCCcagagcgtgggggggggggggcgactgggCGCAACGCTCCGGATCAGCAGGACTCACCATAGATGGTGAAGGTGACGCCTCCGGCCAAACCAGGGAATCCCAGAGCGCTGCGATGAGGCAGCGCCCCCTCGGTGACCTGCAGTGGAAGCAAAGCTGTTCAGGTTCTGGACCTGTTGGAGGCGCTGGCCCGCTGGAGTACGTACGGAGGAGATCTTGAGGACTCCTCCTCCGTCACTGAGCAGCACAGACGACGGCGCCACGGTGCTCAGGCCACCAGAGTCCAGAGTTTCCCACAACAAGGTGCCCTCAAAACCCTGTTTTAAAGAACCAGACGCTCCATTTAGGACAGCAGGGGGATTCTTGATGGGGAAATATCAGCCCCcggggtcaccggggcccccccacagcagccagcaggggcacCGTGGTCCCCGGGGTccccccacagcagccagcaggggcacCACGAAGGTGCTGGACTCATCTGGTCGCGTCTCAGAGGAGAACGTGAGATTCGTGTACGTTGGAGGTGGGAAATGAGCCTTCCGGGCGTCCCCGACGCTCCGTTTGGGACACACACCGACCTGGAAGGGAAAACTCACCTTGGGCAGAATGAACTGCTCCACTGGTTTGTACCAGACCCCGTTCACCATGGTCCCTGGAGCGGGGGCGCTGAACCGAGCCGTGACCACGGGCTCctgcacacaaaaacagtcaGGCAGCCAGTCGGGGGTCCCTGCAGACCAGGACCGGCTGCCGTTACCTCctggtccagctggaggagcttcacCGTCACGTTGCTCTGCAGCTCCGGCCACGGCCCGCTGGGGAACACCCCCAGCCTGGTGATGACCACCGGGTGGAGCACCTTAAAGTCCAGCGCAATGGCCCCCACGTCAGAGGGGGTCAGCACCGAGGGCCCGGACACCTTCACAAGCTGGACCTCTTCATCCTGACCTGCCACTGGAGCAGAGGTGCCGGAGGTTACTGGGGGGGCTCAAGGCCCAGGCCCCGTGGAGGGGCCCGAAAGGCCCCGGCCACGTGGAGGGGCCCCAGCAGGCCCAGGCCCCGTGGAGGGGCCCCAGTGGGGCCCTAAAGGCCCAGGCCCCATGGAGGGGCCCCAGCGGGGCCCTAAAGGCCCAGGCCCCGTGGAGGGGCCCCAGCGGGGCCCCAGCAGGCCCAGGCCCCGTGGAGGGGCCCCAGCGGGGCCCTAAAGGCCCAGGCCACGTGGAGGGGCCGAAAGGCCCAGGCCACGTGGAGGGGCCCCAGCAGGCCCAGGCCCCGTGGAGGGGCCCCAGCAGGCCCAGGCTAACCACGCGGTGGTTTCCTAACAACCATGGATCGCTTCATTAGTCAGATCAATGAGACCAAATCTGATCCAGAGAGGACAAGTTTCACgaattctgcccccccccgagAAAAAGAGCCCGTTAGAAACGAGggaagacaaacaggaagtaacgaGAGGTTCTTTCATCCCTCTGGTGTCGCTGAGCATCATCACTTCATCTTCTACAGGCAGCTCGTTTAGTCTCATAAATCAAATAAACCTTCAGCACATTTAACATCTATTACTGTTTCCtggctctctcacacacacacacacacactctctctcacacacacacacaccactctctctcacacacacacacacctctctctcacacacacacacacacactctctctcacacacacactctctctcacacacacacacactctctctcacacacacacacacacactctctctctcacacacacacacacacacactctctctctcacacacacacacactctctctctcacacacacacacactctctctcacacacacacacacacacacactcactctctcacacacacacacactctctctctcacacacacacacactctctctctcacacacacacacactctctctcacacacacacactctctctctcacacacacacacacacacactctctctcacacacacacacactctctctctcacacacacacactctctctctcacacacacacacacacacacacactctctctcacacacacacacactctctctctcacacacacacacactctctctcacacacacacacacacactctctctctcacacacacacacacacacactctctctctcacacacacacacactctctctctcacacacacacacactctctctcacacacacacacacacacacactcactctctcacacacacctcactctctctcacacacacacacactctctctctcacacacacacacactctctctcacacacacacactctctctctcacacacacacacacacacacacactctctctcacacacacacacactctctctctcacacacacacactctctctctcacacacacacacacacacacacactctctctcacacacacaccacactctctctctcacacacacacactctctctctcacacacacacacacacactctctctctcacacacacacacacacacactctctctctcacacacacacacacacacacacactctctcacacacacacactctctctcatacacacacactctctctctggtcGATTTCTGCTTTATTGCTTATTTCTGTAAACGTTCCTGAAAGATGGAGgcttgttgccccccccccccgggttaGGCCTCGGCGAGGTTCTGGAGTCCAcgtggcggcagcagcaggaaccatcGCCACGACGGCCTCCGTCCCACCATCCCACCGACCCGTCCCACCGACCCGTCCCACCGACCCGTCCCGCCGACCCGACCCGTTCCAGCGACCCGACCCACCGACCCGACCCACCGACCCGACCCACCGACCCGTCCCGCCGACCCGACCCGTTCCAGCGACCCGTCCCACCGACCCATCCCACTGACCCGTCCCACCGACCCGTCCCGCCGACCCGTCCCGCCGACCCGACCCGTTCCAGCGACCCGTCCCACCGACCCATCCCACCGACCCGTCCCACCGACCCGTCCCACCGACCCGACCCACCGACCCGTCCCACCGACCCGTCCCGCCGACCCGACCCACCGACCCGTCCCGCCGACCCGACCCAGCGACCACggctgctgtcagcagctttGTTGGGTGAAAACGTGTCACTCGCACgttttcttctgcttcattttccaCGTGTGAGCAGAACCAACAGGAGCGGCGACCTTGAGGAGCTGAGCGTGATTCACGGCGTTGCACTCCTGTGTGAGCGCACGTTTGCTGCACTCCTGTGTGAGCGCACATTTGCTGCACTCCTGTGTGAGCGCACGTTTGCTGCACTCCTGTGTGAGCGCACGTTTGCTGCACTCCTGTGTGAGCGCACGTTTGCTTTCACGCACCTTCCGCCCGTGGATCCGCCTCCACGCCGTTTATCTATACACGTCTGTTTCTATTGTGGTGCAACTAAAGCTGCTCGGCCCAAATGGTTCTGTAGCGAGACCCGAATGGTTCTGTAGCGAGACCCGAATGGTTCTGTGTTAACGGTTCTGTACCGGGCTCAGTGAGGTTCAGCAGGGTGCAGGAATACgggtcctctctgtcctcttctggaACGGAACATCCTCTTTCACCCACGATAAACTTCACCCCCACTCTGaaaataatcacacacacacgcgcacacacacacacagtcagcctTGTTCTATGTACAATCTTAGGCTGCAAGATTTCTCAGGCTTGTCCATCTCTACGCCCCCGTTTCCATGGTTACCGGGGGAACCTTAAAGGCCATCACACATTATCAGATCGGATCACCGGATGATGAAAACGGACCAAAATTCGGAACAGAAGCGAGAACAAAAGTGGCGGCCAGTCAGGTGACAAAGGTGTTGATGAGGaaacgcgcgcgcacgcacacacacacacgcgcacctgTGATGGAAGCGGGGGTGAGTCCGGAGGTGGCCCAGCCAGGTCTCCCTTATCGCTCGCCGCAGCTCATGGTGGTGCCTCGCTGACAGAACCCCCACCAGAAGGTCGTAAAGAGGCGCCTCATCTGGACCAGAACAACCCAAATTAGTGACGGCATCCTGGAAAACTTCATAAAACCTTCATGAAATGTTTAATTCTAATCACAGCGACGCCCTGAACCGATATAAAACCCGCTGCTCAAACATGCGACAACCGACCGTTTAGCTGACCCATAAACCCGGTTAATCGCAAAGCTAAAACCGTCCGGACCAGAAGAAAAGTTCCGCCGTTCAGAGGCGGCGGAGCCGGGCTGGTGGCTCCAAAGTACCCGGGAGTGCGCTGCTGTCCGGCGGGGTGGAGGAGGGTTGTTGCGCCGACCACAAGTGCAGCAGCAGGGCGACGGCACAGGGCAGCAGGAAGCCCGCGAGCCTCCGCATGGACGGAGCGGAAACCGGCCGGGGGAGAGTTTCGGCTGCAGCGGCGCGGCGGTTCTTCCCGAGCCGCCCTCCACGCACCAACAGCCCGCtgcgtgtgtctgcagctcCGCAACGCTCCTCCGCCGGGGTCGCACCACCGCCTCATGTC from Takifugu rubripes chromosome 4, fTakRub1.2, whole genome shotgun sequence includes:
- the LOC101071098 gene encoding UDP-GalNAc:beta-1,3-N-acetylgalactosaminyltransferase 2-like isoform X2, which codes for MRRLAGFLLPCAVALLLHLWSAQQPSSTPPDSSALPDEAPLYDLLVGVLSARHHHELRRAIRETWLGHLRTHPRFHHRVGVKFIVGERGCSVPEEDREDPYSCTLLNLTEPVAGQDEEVQLVKVSGPSVLTPSDVGAIALDFKVLHPVVITRLGVFPSGPWPELQSNVTVKLLQLDQEEPVVTARFSAPAPGTMVNGVWYKPVEQFILPKVTEGALPHRSALGFPGLAGGVTFTIYDGDSLLALLQGRASRMQRQAAALRQEDAALQRESLTNGDMVFVDVVDTYRNVPSKLLQFYKWSVANAHFKLLLKTDDDCYIDVDSVLMKIDHKHLQRSNLWWGNFRQSWAVDRVGKWQELEYASPAYPAFACGSGYVVSRDLVHWLSSNAGKLKAYQGEDVSMGIWMAAVGPHKYQDPGWLCEKECYVDMLSSPQHTAEELHALWGRKEACGDPCGCPWGH
- the LOC101071098 gene encoding UDP-GalNAc:beta-1,3-N-acetylgalactosaminyltransferase 2-like isoform X3; this encodes MRRLAGFLLPCAVALLLHLWSAQQPSSTPPDSSALPDEAPLYDLLVGVLSARHHHELRRAIRETWLGHLRTHPRFHHRVGVKFIVGERGCSVPEEDREDPYSCTLLNLTEPVAGQDEEVQLVKVSGPSVLTPSDVGAIALDFKVLHPVVITRLGVFPSGPWPELQSNVTVKLLQLDQEEPVVTARFSAPAPGTMVNGVWYKPVEQFILPKGFEGTLLWETLDSGGLSTVAPSSVLLSDGGGVLKISSVTEGALPHRSALGFPGLAGGVTFTIYDGDSLLALLQGRASRMQRQAAALRQEDAALQRESLTNGDMVFVDVVDTYRNVPSKLLQFYKWSVANAHFKLLLKTDDDCYIDVDSVLMKIDHKHLQRSNLWWGNFRQSWAVDRVGKWQELEYASPAYPAFACGSGYVVSRDLVHWLSSNAGGRREHGDLDGCRWTAQVPGPRLAL
- the LOC101071098 gene encoding UDP-GalNAc:beta-1,3-N-acetylgalactosaminyltransferase 2-like isoform X1, with protein sequence MRRLAGFLLPCAVALLLHLWSAQQPSSTPPDSSALPDEAPLYDLLVGVLSARHHHELRRAIRETWLGHLRTHPRFHHRVGVKFIVGERGCSVPEEDREDPYSCTLLNLTEPVAGQDEEVQLVKVSGPSVLTPSDVGAIALDFKVLHPVVITRLGVFPSGPWPELQSNVTVKLLQLDQEEPVVTARFSAPAPGTMVNGVWYKPVEQFILPKGFEGTLLWETLDSGGLSTVAPSSVLLSDGGGVLKISSVTEGALPHRSALGFPGLAGGVTFTIYDGDSLLALLQGRASRMQRQAAALRQEDAALQRESLTNGDMVFVDVVDTYRNVPSKLLQFYKWSVANAHFKLLLKTDDDCYIDVDSVLMKIDHKHLQRSNLWWGNFRQSWAVDRVGKWQELEYASPAYPAFACGSGYVVSRDLVHWLSSNAGKLKAYQGEDVSMGIWMAAVGPHKYQDPGWLCEKECYVDMLSSPQHTAEELHALWGRKEACGDPCGCPWGH